CGACTTGCTGAGTAGCTGTTGTAAGCGGTGTTATCCGACTAACAAGTTTACGAGGAGCGGAATTTAATACATGTGTATTAAGTGCCATCATCGATAATCCCATACCGGATCCCATCATAGCTAGCGGCAGCATCAATGTAGTCCTAGTGCTGTCAAGGTCGATTTTAGATAATAAGAATAAAGCAGTTGTTATAATAATTAATCCAACAAAAGCTAACGGACGAGCCCCTACTTTATCAAATAGCTTCCCTCCAATTGGCATAAATACAACAGAAGCAAGTGCCATCGGAAGAGTTGTTAATCCGCTTTCCAATGGTGTATAACCTAGCAGATTTTGCAAGAACAAAGGAACCATCAGAATGGAGCCCATTAGCGCAACTTGAGAAATCCAAGTTAAGATTACACCTCTTGTGAAATCAGTTGAACCAAATGCACGAAGCTCAAGAAGTGGTTGTTTCTGACGAAGTTCCACGAAAATAAACAAAGCAAGTGCGACACCACCAACGATTAATCCGGTTAATGTTCTTGTAGAAGTCCAATCCGAACCACCTTCACTCATACCGAACGCAAGCATGGAGAAGGCAATCGGTGCCAATATCATCCCCCAAACATCAAGAGCTGGGGTTTTATGTCGCTCAATAGTTGGCAAATACTTCAAACCAACTAATAATGCTGCAATTCCGATTGGCAGGTTAATAAGGAATATCCAGTGCCATGATGCAATACCAATAAGCCAGCCTGACAAAATTGGGCCCGTTGCAGGTGCAAGAAGCATAGGAACTCCAAGCATAGCCATTACAGATCCCCTCTTATCAGGAGGAGAAAGTTTAAAGATCATAGCCATTCCTATAGGTGAAACCATTCCGCCGCCAAGTCCTTGAATAACACGGAAAAGAACGAGCTGTTCCGATGTCTGAGCGAGAGAACAAAGAACCGAGCCAACTGTGAATAAAGCAATTGTCGTTAGAAAAACTTGCTTTGCCCCGAACTTATCAGTTAACCAGCCAGCAAGCGGAATAACTGCCGCAAGGGATAGCGTATAACCAGTTATTGTCCATTGGATCGTTTTAAGCGAAGTATCGAAGTATGCCTGCAGATTGGGAATTGCGACATTAACGACCGTGCTATCCAGAATAACCATAATCATCCCTATAATTACGGCCATAAGAGGCAGAATAAGTGCCTTTACTGAAAACTCCGGCTGTGGTGCTTCCGAAGCAGTATTTTGTGTTGACATAAGTTAATTCCTTTCCTTGACCAGATGTGATGAACGTTTTACTATTGACCTATAGTTTTTTTATAAAACTACAGAGTCAAACGTTACTTTTATATTCTACTTTTTTTCACTTCAATGTCAAATATTTTTTAAAAGGAGAAAAACCTTGAGCATTATCAGACAAAATATTATAGAATCTGCTACACGACATTTTTCAGAGAATGGCTTTGCAGCTACTTCCATTCAAGAAATTGCGGATGACTGTGGAATTGCCAAAGGGTCCTTATATAAATTTTTCCAATCTAAAGAAGATTTATATATAGCTTTTCACGATTCGCAACAGATGGCTATGTACACCAAAATCGAAAACATTCGAGCTGATGCAACTCTAAACTCGCGGGAGGTATTTATTCTCGAAACCGAATGTCATTTCGAATTTTTCCTAAATAATAAATTTATTATGCATGATATTAAAAAAATGAACACCTCAAAAGGACATTTTGCCCCGTACTTTCTTCGTTTAAGAGCAAATCACCTAAAATATAGTAAGGAGAGCTTGACTCGATTTTTGGGAGAAATAGTGCACCCTAATATTTGGGATTTAGTTGTCATGTATAACGGGATCGCAAGGGAATTTATTTTCCTTGTACTATACGAAAACAAACCGCTGAATAGCAGAAATATTGCGGTTTATATCGCTGATCGAATCGAAGAACTAGCCGAATGTATCGTACAGAAGAAAACAAAGCCGATCTTGCAAAATTCTTTAATGGACAACTATATGAAATATGAGATAGCAGAAAAATCAATTCCAGTCGAAGAATATCGAACAAGTTTGCTTGGAAACTTATTATCCACCGTTAAAGAGCTTCCTATAACAAATTTCCGAAAAGTGGAGCTAAGCGATGCGATAGCTTTGCTTCAGGAGGAACTTAAAAAAGAGGCACCTAAGTCCATTCTTATTCATGCTTTGCTGGACTTTATTGGAAAAGAGCATGAACTGAATAATATCGTTAGTCAATTAAAAAGATACGTCTAATGATTAGCTAATTATTCCTAATAACATATGTGAACTAACTAAAGTTAACCAACAAATTATATTTTAGAAATAGTGCGCAGTATGCCTCTGCGCTTGAAGCACCTTACATGAGCCAACTCGTGCTATGCCCGAGTGGGTCTCATCCTTCGGCTCATGCGGCCAGGCGCGCTCCGGCACTAAGTATCCTCATTTTCTAAAAAAATCCAATAAATGAATGAATGAATGAGACAAAACAGGTGATGAACGCGATATACTACCCTTTGAAAGCGACAAAACCTATTCCGAGCGCGACAAACATCTCTTGATAAATCCTTTACTTGACATGAGATGCGCCTATTAATAGTGCACTATTTCAAAGTTGAGCATATGCCTTAATATTGTAGGATAATCGCACTGATTAGTTAGCAAACTTCTTAATATTGGAGCGGCAGGTGGCGACTCCAGACAGAGGCCAACAGGATGTTGGTCACGAAGGCGTTGCCACACGATGTGGCGCTCTTAGCCTTCGTTCCTCGGAGATAGATGAGCCATCACAAGCGGCGCTAATGCGACGGTGCTGGCTCATCGCTCCCCCACGGAAAGCGGAAATCCTAGCGGTTAATAAGTCGCTTATCCGTCTATGTCTTGTTACAGAAATGGTAAGCTTGCCATGACCCCATTATATAGTTTAATAATTACATAGATTACTAATGCTAAAAAAAGGCTCCAAACTAGTATCTCGAACATGATTAAACCAACTGTCCCTAGCATACTCATCGAACTGCTCAACTTAAAGACGACATAAACGAAATAGATGAAAGCTGTCGATAGAAAGACTAGAAGCAATATTGGAAGGGATTGAAATCCAATAGCCGAAATAACCGATCCTACGAAAAAAATGACATAACCGCCTCGTGCTTGGGAAATGGTTTTTCCCTCTAAATCTTTCGAGAAGAATAACATTCCCAGCTCATGAATTGTTTCAGCAATTAGTTTTAATGCAGAAAAAAGCATAAAATAAATGAGTGCAAAAATAATGAGTAAGAATAATTTTAACTCTAGTTCTGAAAGAAATTCTCTCATTCCGCTATATACACCAATAACTTTGAAGAGATCTAATGCTTTATTCATTGTCAAAATAGAAATAGATAAACTGAATAATAATATGGTAATTAAGGGTAAAAATCCAAACACATATGGGTTTTTCATAGCCGCTCCTCTAACTCTATTCTTTCTTATTTAATAGTTAAGAAAGCTTTTCTTTATCATATCGGAGAAAAGGGGCATTCTGCAAGTAGCGTTCAACCTTTCGCCATGCAATTACTCCATTTTTACGTTATAATTTTAGAGATGCATTTAAATACATACTTTTGAAAGGAGGATTCAATTGCCCTTAGTTTTCGCAATATTCATGCCTATTGTTGTTGCACTGGTGATTCCTTTTCTATTTAAGAAAATTTCAAGCATTCATACAGGATGGTTTGTCTTAATCGTTCCTGTAATCCTCGTTTGTTTTTATGCGACGTACATACCTTCTATTATGGGTGGAACCACTCATATGGACGTCCTTCCTTGGATTCCATCCCTTGGAATCTCATTTGTTTCATACATAGACGGATTGAGTTTACTCTTTTCCTTACTAATTACGGGTATTGGAGCATTAGTTGTGCTTTACTCGATTTTTTATTTGGATAAGAAAAAAGAAAAGCTTGGTAACTTCTACGTATACTTATTAATTTTTATGAGTGCAATGCTAGGAGTCGTTCAATCGGACAATTTAATCAGCTTGTACTTCTTTTGGGAATTAACGTCCATATCCTCTTTTCTTCTAATTGGCTATTGGTATACGAGAGATCGCTCTCGTTTTGGGGCCTTAAAATCAATGATGATCACGGTATTTGGTGGCCTTATGATGCTGGGAGGTTTTTTAATTCTTGGAATCATTGGAGACACTTTTTCTATTCGTGAACTGATTGCACAAGCGCCAACCCTTGCTGGACGAGATCTTTTTGTATTGGCACTTGTACTAGTGTTACTTGGAGCTTTTACAAAATCTGCACAGTTCCCATTTTACATTTGGTTGCCTGATGCCATGGAAGCTCCTACTCCCGTTAGCGCATATTTACACTCCGCAACAATGGTCAAAGCAGGATTGTATTTAGTCGCACGTTTTACTCCTATTTTCGCATTTTCTGAAGTTTGGGTTTGGCTTGTAACTGGAGTTGGTATTCTCACACTATTTTGGGGTTCTTTCTTTGCAATCAAACAAACAGATTTAAAAGCGATACTTGCTTTTTCTACAGTTAGTCAGCTTGGTTTAATCATGTCCCTACTAGGAATTGGCTCAGTTGCTTATCATGTTACTGGTGATTTAGTAACTACATTTACATTTGCAACGTTTGCAGCAATTTTTCATCTTATCAATCATGCAACTTTTAAAGGGAGTTTGTTCATGATTGCGGGGATAGTGGATCATGAAACCGGTACAAGAGATATCCGAAAACTTGGCGGTCTTATGAGTTTAATGCCTATCAGCTTTACGATTGCATTAATCGGAAGCTTGTCAATGGCAGGAGTTCCACCGTTTAACGGATTTTTGAGTAAAGAAATGTTTTTAGATGCTGTTCTCAATTTACAACATTTTGATCTTTCCGCAATGGAATCTTGGGGTATTTTGTTCCCTATAGTTGCGTGGATTGCAAGCGTATTTACATTTGTTTATAGCTTGTATTTTGTTCTCCATACATTCCGTGGAAAACATAAACCGGAGCAGTTACCAAAAGCTGCCCACGAAGCACCAATAGGAATGCTTATATCTCCTGGAATATTAGCTACACTTGTCGTAGTTATATTCTTTGTCCCAAATTTTGTTGGACGTACATTTATTAAACCGGCAGTAGCAGCCATTCAACCTTTAGCTTACCAAGTTCCAGCAGATGTTGGATTTACGATTAAAGCTTGGCACGGGTTTCACTCCACTGCATTATATATGACGCTTGGAATATTTTTAGTTGGTTTTATATTATTTAAAACGATTCCAAAATGGTCTCCAGTTTATGAAAAGCTTCCATCTAAATTTACGTTAAATAATATGTATGAGGGATTGACCCGACTTACAGAAGGAGGAGCTAATCGTTTCTCATCTATTTATATGACAGGCTCTATTCGCTCCTACTTTGTATACATGTTCACTGCAATCATTGTATTGCTTGGTGGAACGATGTGGCTAAAAGATGCATTCACTATTAGTTTGGACAACCTAGCACCTATTCGTTTCTTTGAAATACTAATTTCCATCATTTTAATCGTTAGTACTGTAACTATTTTGGTTACTAAGTCAAGATTAACTGCGATAATCGCACTTGGAGCAGTAGGCTACACAGTTGCCTTGTTCTATATACTATTTAAAGCCCCTGATCTAGCTTTAACACAATTAGTAATAGAAACAGTTTCTGTCGCTTTATTTTTAGGTGCATTTTATCATTTACCGAAAATGAATACACATGAAAAAGGAATAGAAGATCGTGGTTTCCGTTTAGGTAACTTTCTTATCGCTCTTGGAGTAGGTGTGATGGTTACATTAATCGCTATTTCATCGCACTCTCAAAAACTTATTCCTTCCATCTCTCAGTATTATAAAGATACTGTTTATACAGAGGCTGGTGGTAAAAATATCGTCAACGTCATTTTAGTAGATTATCGTGGATTTGATACATTGTTCGAAATAAGTGTATTGACGATTGCATCACTTGGAATTATTGGAATGATTACTCTGAGGCTTGCAAAAAAGAAAGGAGATAGAAAAGTTGAAAACAAATGATTTAATTATTCAAACGACTACCAAAGTAGTTTTTTTCATTATTTTTCTATTCTCCATTCATATCTTTTTTGCAGGGCACTATGCACCAGGCGGAGGATTTGTTGGGGGATTATTAATGTCAAGTGCCATCATTTTATTACTACTTGCATTTGACTTAAAAACGGTGAAAGAAATGCTGC
The nucleotide sequence above comes from Psychrobacillus glaciei. Encoded proteins:
- a CDS encoding DHA2 family efflux MFS transporter permease subunit: MSTQNTASEAPQPEFSVKALILPLMAVIIGMIMVILDSTVVNVAIPNLQAYFDTSLKTIQWTITGYTLSLAAVIPLAGWLTDKFGAKQVFLTTIALFTVGSVLCSLAQTSEQLVLFRVIQGLGGGMVSPIGMAMIFKLSPPDKRGSVMAMLGVPMLLAPATGPILSGWLIGIASWHWIFLINLPIGIAALLVGLKYLPTIERHKTPALDVWGMILAPIAFSMLAFGMSEGGSDWTSTRTLTGLIVGGVALALFIFVELRQKQPLLELRAFGSTDFTRGVILTWISQVALMGSILMVPLFLQNLLGYTPLESGLTTLPMALASVVFMPIGGKLFDKVGARPLAFVGLIIITTALFLLSKIDLDSTRTTLMLPLAMMGSGMGLSMMALNTHVLNSAPRKLVSRITPLTTATQQVVMSFAIAGLTGFLTSRTTHHMVEAGANANLAQSSASAFGDIFFLTSCIAAFGILMSLTLRKPRLKDDQEEDNDEEKPDATMMMGH
- a CDS encoding TetR/AcrR family transcriptional regulator — encoded protein: MSIIRQNIIESATRHFSENGFAATSIQEIADDCGIAKGSLYKFFQSKEDLYIAFHDSQQMAMYTKIENIRADATLNSREVFILETECHFEFFLNNKFIMHDIKKMNTSKGHFAPYFLRLRANHLKYSKESLTRFLGEIVHPNIWDLVVMYNGIAREFIFLVLYENKPLNSRNIAVYIADRIEELAECIVQKKTKPILQNSLMDNYMKYEIAEKSIPVEEYRTSLLGNLLSTVKELPITNFRKVELSDAIALLQEELKKEAPKSILIHALLDFIGKEHELNNIVSQLKRYV
- a CDS encoding DUF5366 family protein; its protein translation is MKNPYVFGFLPLITILLFSLSISILTMNKALDLFKVIGVYSGMREFLSELELKLFLLIIFALIYFMLFSALKLIAETIHELGMLFFSKDLEGKTISQARGGYVIFFVGSVISAIGFQSLPILLLVFLSTAFIYFVYVVFKLSSSMSMLGTVGLIMFEILVWSLFLALVIYVIIKLYNGVMASLPFL
- a CDS encoding Na+/H+ antiporter subunit A, encoding MPLVFAIFMPIVVALVIPFLFKKISSIHTGWFVLIVPVILVCFYATYIPSIMGGTTHMDVLPWIPSLGISFVSYIDGLSLLFSLLITGIGALVVLYSIFYLDKKKEKLGNFYVYLLIFMSAMLGVVQSDNLISLYFFWELTSISSFLLIGYWYTRDRSRFGALKSMMITVFGGLMMLGGFLILGIIGDTFSIRELIAQAPTLAGRDLFVLALVLVLLGAFTKSAQFPFYIWLPDAMEAPTPVSAYLHSATMVKAGLYLVARFTPIFAFSEVWVWLVTGVGILTLFWGSFFAIKQTDLKAILAFSTVSQLGLIMSLLGIGSVAYHVTGDLVTTFTFATFAAIFHLINHATFKGSLFMIAGIVDHETGTRDIRKLGGLMSLMPISFTIALIGSLSMAGVPPFNGFLSKEMFLDAVLNLQHFDLSAMESWGILFPIVAWIASVFTFVYSLYFVLHTFRGKHKPEQLPKAAHEAPIGMLISPGILATLVVVIFFVPNFVGRTFIKPAVAAIQPLAYQVPADVGFTIKAWHGFHSTALYMTLGIFLVGFILFKTIPKWSPVYEKLPSKFTLNNMYEGLTRLTEGGANRFSSIYMTGSIRSYFVYMFTAIIVLLGGTMWLKDAFTISLDNLAPIRFFEILISIILIVSTVTILVTKSRLTAIIALGAVGYTVALFYILFKAPDLALTQLVIETVSVALFLGAFYHLPKMNTHEKGIEDRGFRLGNFLIALGVGVMVTLIAISSHSQKLIPSISQYYKDTVYTEAGGKNIVNVILVDYRGFDTLFEISVLTIASLGIIGMITLRLAKKKGDRKVENK